A single region of the Malus sylvestris chromosome 8, drMalSylv7.2, whole genome shotgun sequence genome encodes:
- the LOC126633164 gene encoding uncharacterized protein LOC126633164, with the protein MSNLNKFDFTALEVSGRNYLKWVQDVKLHLTAKNLRPAIEEATDKPVGEAEKATAMIFIRRHIHDALQTEYLAEEDPRALWVPLADRFDHQKDIFLPEARHDWQHLRFQDFKSVNEYNSEVCRIRSLLKFCNETLTEEDLLEKTYSTFSASNIVLQQQYRAQKFTKFSDLISVLLLAEKQNQLLMKNHQARPTGATAVPEAHYSTNQHPKRQKRRGKGGQKSSHQGQQSQGPSKGGNKAQKRPNLAPKAPNFKNKGKAPATMNDDMCYRCGSKDHWSRICRAPKKVVDAYHSRRTKFESNFLQVDEPETTKMEVSDFQEDTTPMED; encoded by the coding sequence atgtcgaatttgaacaaattcgacttcaccgctttggaggtttctggaaggaactacctcaagtgggttcaagatgtgaagctccacctcactgcaaagaacttgcgtcctgctattgaagaagcaacagataaacctgttggcgaagctgaaaaagccactgctatgatcttcatccgaagacatatccatgacgctctgcaaactgagtaccttgctgaggaggatccacgtgcattatgggtccctttggctgatcgtttcgatcaccaaaaggacatattcttgcctgaagcaagacacgactggcagcacttgcgcttccaagactttaagtctgtgaatgaatataattctgaagtttgtcgaatccgatcacttctcaagttttgcaatgaaactttgactgaagaggatctcctggagaagacctactcgaccttctctgcttctaatattgtcctgcagcaacaatatagagctcagaagttcactaagttctcggatttgatctctgttttacttcttgctgaaaagcagaaccagctgttgatgaagaatcatcaagctcgacctactggggctactgctgtgcctgaagcacattatagcactaatcagcacccaaaacgccaaaagaggcgtggtaagggcggccagaagtcatcccaccaaggtcaacagagccaaggcccatccaagggaggaaacaaagcccagaagcgcccaaacctcgctcccaaggccccgaacttcaagaataagggcaaagcacctgccacaatgaatgacgatatgtgctatcgttgtggttccaaggaccattggtcccgtatttgccgtgctcccaagaaggttgtggatgcatatcattctcgtcgtacgaagtttgaatcaaacttcctgcaagtggacgaaccggagactacaaagatggaggtttctgattttcaggaggataccactcctatggaagattag